The Rhodothermales bacterium genome has a segment encoding these proteins:
- a CDS encoding DUF4281 domain-containing protein, with protein sequence MSPDAAFSMAGTLVMPCWLLLIFAPRWSWTTRLITTVAVPALLAVAYIYFLASGFGETDGGFGSLDEVATLFSDPRNLLAGWLHYLAFDLLVGSWIVRDAARVGVNHLLIVPCLVLCFLAGPVGYLLYLLLRAGIKRQILMDPMPKKG encoded by the coding sequence ATGTCCCCCGACGCAGCCTTCAGCATGGCCGGCACCCTTGTGATGCCGTGCTGGCTCCTCCTCATCTTTGCGCCCCGCTGGTCCTGGACCACACGGCTCATCACAACCGTCGCCGTGCCGGCCCTATTGGCGGTGGCCTACATCTACTTCCTGGCCAGCGGGTTTGGAGAGACCGACGGTGGATTCGGCTCGCTCGATGAGGTGGCTACGCTGTTCTCGGACCCCCGCAACCTGCTGGCGGGCTGGTTGCACTATCTGGCGTTCGACCTCCTCGTCGGCAGCTGGATCGTGCGCGATGCGGCCCGTGTGGGGGTCAACCACCTGCTCATCGTCCCGTGCCTGGTGCTGTGTTTCCTTGCCGGGCCGGTCGGCTACCTGCTCTACCTGTTACTGCGCGCGGGCATCAAGCGGCAGATCCTTATGGATCCAATGCCGAAAAAGGGATGA
- a CDS encoding leucine-rich repeat domain-containing protein has product MALAVGATVNTPARPSLPSAANQADSLALVALYRSTGGANWHVNTNWLTGPLISWSGVVMISGRVAGLNLGGRNLSGELPPEIGELTELVFLYLPSNDLHGTIPSEIGRLTKLTELRLQHNRLTGRLPDSLAGLQALTHLYLSRNRLINLGAGFGTLASLEVAWLNDNLLGGTLPTNIGGLVALREWHLGNNLYSRLPPEIGQLSALEFLDLHDNSFSGSFPAEFGNLSSLQHLDAGDNKLTGLPAEIGGLSALKVLRLDDNRLSGAIPPQLGQLLNLEYLTLRRNELEGTVPPELGNLKQLTYLDLGANRLGGPLPPELGALSALRVLDVRGNYLSGPIPGQFGQLASVRVMDLSRNFFTTIPPEFGALTTLQSLDLHQNLIETLPEGLGGMSGLTSLNLFNNQLTGAIPGSLGDLDNLSELDLSMNRLDGPLPPELGRLERLSELNLEHNRITGPIPSEYGDMPQLRILLLNNNELSGGIPSELGMLPQIRYINLGDNQLSGPIPDSLGNAAKLSGLDLGTNNLTGGLPSSLGSLSQLRSLEVFYNADLSGPIPETFLNLSMSNFRFNFTSLCLPPTESMRDWAFAMGPAFDGPGGPGEVTGVECETATTIEPERPAIAVTLESPYPNPAKGEARLRYSLSEPGPVVLSLYDILGRRLMAIEQGHHSSGSYETSLRTADLSAGMCVVHLEAAGQRLSRILVVSR; this is encoded by the coding sequence TTGGCCCTGGCGGTCGGGGCCACTGTGAACACGCCGGCGCGACCTTCGCTCCCATCGGCCGCCAATCAGGCGGACTCTCTCGCGCTGGTCGCGCTCTACCGGTCCACCGGAGGTGCAAACTGGCACGTGAATACCAACTGGTTGACCGGACCTCTGATCTCGTGGTCGGGAGTTGTGATGATCTCCGGACGCGTGGCAGGCCTGAATCTGGGAGGACGAAACCTTTCCGGCGAATTGCCGCCCGAGATCGGGGAATTGACGGAGTTGGTCTTTCTGTATCTCCCCAGCAACGACCTGCACGGAACCATCCCGTCGGAGATTGGACGGCTCACCAAGCTGACGGAGTTGAGGCTACAGCACAACCGCCTGACAGGTCGCCTACCCGACAGCCTGGCAGGCCTTCAGGCACTGACCCACCTTTATCTCTCGCGCAACCGGCTGATCAACCTTGGAGCAGGCTTCGGCACGCTGGCCAGCCTGGAAGTCGCCTGGCTGAATGACAACCTGCTCGGCGGCACGCTGCCGACCAACATTGGCGGCCTGGTTGCGCTGAGGGAATGGCACCTGGGCAACAACCTGTACAGTCGTCTGCCGCCGGAGATTGGGCAGCTATCGGCGCTGGAGTTTCTCGACCTCCACGACAACAGTTTCTCGGGCTCCTTTCCGGCCGAGTTCGGCAACCTGAGCTCGCTGCAACACCTCGATGCAGGCGACAACAAGCTGACCGGCCTTCCTGCTGAGATCGGTGGACTGTCCGCTCTCAAAGTGCTGCGGCTGGACGACAACCGCCTCTCAGGTGCCATTCCTCCGCAGCTCGGTCAGTTGCTGAACCTGGAGTATCTCACCCTGCGGCGAAATGAGTTGGAAGGCACGGTGCCTCCTGAACTCGGCAATCTCAAGCAACTGACTTACCTGGACCTTGGTGCCAATCGTCTGGGAGGACCCCTGCCCCCGGAACTCGGCGCTCTGAGCGCACTGCGCGTGCTCGACGTCCGCGGCAACTACCTGTCTGGGCCGATTCCCGGTCAATTCGGTCAACTGGCCAGCGTGCGGGTTATGGACCTGTCGCGAAACTTCTTTACGACCATTCCACCGGAGTTTGGTGCGCTCACTACGCTGCAGTCCCTCGACCTGCACCAGAACCTGATTGAGACGTTGCCGGAGGGCCTCGGGGGCATGTCAGGTCTGACCAGCCTCAATCTGTTCAATAACCAATTGACCGGGGCGATTCCAGGCTCGCTTGGCGATCTGGACAACCTTTCCGAGTTGGACCTGAGCATGAACCGCCTCGACGGGCCTCTCCCGCCAGAACTGGGTCGCCTGGAACGATTGTCCGAGCTGAACCTCGAGCACAACCGCATTACAGGGCCGATTCCGTCGGAATACGGAGACATGCCCCAACTGCGCATTCTGCTTTTGAACAACAACGAGTTGTCCGGCGGGATTCCGTCAGAGTTGGGCATGCTTCCCCAGATTCGCTACATCAACCTTGGAGACAACCAACTCTCCGGGCCCATACCTGACTCGCTTGGGAACGCCGCGAAGCTCAGCGGCCTGGATCTCGGAACGAATAATCTGACCGGTGGACTTCCGTCGTCTCTTGGCTCGCTGTCACAGCTGCGCTCGCTGGAGGTGTTTTACAACGCGGACCTGAGCGGTCCCATCCCCGAGACGTTCCTGAATCTCTCCATGTCCAACTTCCGGTTCAACTTTACCAGCCTGTGTCTGCCGCCGACGGAGTCCATGCGGGACTGGGCATTCGCCATGGGGCCGGCGTTTGACGGCCCCGGCGGCCCGGGAGAAGTGACGGGGGTCGAGTGCGAGACAGCCACGACCATTGAGCCGGAGCGGCCTGCCATCGCCGTCACGCTGGAGTCGCCCTATCCCAACCCTGCCAAGGGTGAAGCCCGGCTGCGTTATTCGCTCTCCGAGCCAGGCCCCGTTGTCCTGAGCCTGTATGACATCCTGGGGCGAAGGCTGATGGCCATCGAACAGGGGCATCACTCCTCAGGCAGTTACGAAACGTCGCTACGCACAGCCGACCTCTCGGCGGGCATGTGCGTGGTGCACTTGGAGGCCGCCGGGCAACGCCTCTCGCGCATCCTGGTCGTGTCGCGCTAA
- a CDS encoding MOSC domain-containing protein, with protein MTVPPGRIEAIFIAADRGAPMQSVAEARAVAGRGLVGDRYYANAGSLSRWAGPKRELTLISTEALEELNRQGVPLTAADSRRNVLVSGIELNALVKQRIRLGEIDVKGVRLCQPCKYLERKTGITVLPAMIGRGGLRVQILSDGLIRVGDPVDVLG; from the coding sequence GTGACGGTCCCTCCCGGCCGCATCGAAGCCATCTTCATCGCCGCCGATCGCGGCGCTCCGATGCAATCGGTCGCGGAGGCCCGGGCCGTCGCAGGCCGCGGTCTGGTGGGAGACCGGTACTATGCCAATGCCGGCTCGCTTTCTCGCTGGGCCGGACCCAAACGAGAGTTGACGCTGATCTCTACCGAGGCTCTCGAGGAATTGAATCGGCAAGGCGTTCCCTTGACTGCGGCCGACAGTCGGCGCAACGTGCTGGTCTCCGGCATTGAACTGAATGCGCTGGTCAAACAGCGCATTCGCCTTGGAGAGATCGACGTCAAGGGAGTGCGCCTCTGCCAGCCTTGCAAATACCTGGAGCGGAAAACCGGCATCACCGTGCTCCCCGCCATGATCGGGCGCGGGGGTTTGCGGGTGCAGATTCTTTCGGACGGGCTGATTCGGGTCGGCGACCCGGTCGATGTGCTGGGGTAG
- a CDS encoding amidohydrolase: protein MIRVVCLGMMILPLAAQAQQGKSFVSEHIDAHAAAFSETAQTIWDLAEVGYQETESAALLAVHLDEAGFRIEMGVAEIPTAFVAEWGSGSPVIGIMGEYDALPGIVQDRVPERSVIEGMGAGHACGHHLFGAGSAAAAVAVKAWLEASGTPGTVRFYGTPAEEGGAGKVYMVRAGLMDDVDVMLHWHPGDGNSAGAESTLSNKSAKFRFHGVSAHAAAAPERARSALDGVEAMNHMVNMLREHVPQETRIHYVITAGGHAPNVTPDFAEVFYYVRNPDPENVRSIFDRVAAAAEGAALGTGTRVEFEVIHGLYNMLPNETLQEVMHANLERVGGVHYTASERDFAQAIQATLPDPPSLATAAEVQAFYVTDRASPGSTDVADVSWMVPTAGMSAATWVPGTSAHSWQAVAAGGTSIGNKGMVVAAKTLAMTAIDLFLDPDLRQAAMAEFQVRRGDDFEYQPLLGDRDPPLNYRKPAGQ, encoded by the coding sequence ATGATCCGAGTTGTTTGTCTGGGCATGATGATCTTGCCGTTGGCTGCCCAGGCCCAGCAGGGCAAGTCGTTTGTCTCCGAACACATCGACGCCCATGCAGCGGCATTCTCCGAGACCGCCCAGACCATCTGGGACCTCGCCGAGGTCGGCTATCAGGAAACCGAGAGTGCTGCACTGCTTGCGGTGCACCTGGACGAGGCCGGTTTCCGCATCGAAATGGGAGTGGCCGAGATTCCGACCGCGTTCGTTGCCGAGTGGGGCTCGGGCTCGCCGGTTATCGGCATCATGGGTGAGTACGATGCGCTGCCGGGCATCGTGCAGGACCGGGTGCCCGAACGTTCCGTCATCGAGGGCATGGGCGCGGGACACGCGTGCGGTCATCACCTGTTCGGTGCCGGATCTGCAGCGGCCGCTGTGGCCGTCAAGGCCTGGCTGGAGGCCAGTGGCACTCCGGGGACCGTTCGCTTCTATGGCACGCCGGCCGAGGAAGGTGGAGCGGGCAAGGTCTATATGGTGCGCGCCGGTCTCATGGACGATGTAGACGTGATGCTGCACTGGCATCCGGGCGATGGGAACTCTGCCGGGGCGGAAAGCACGCTTTCCAACAAGTCAGCCAAGTTTCGCTTTCACGGCGTCTCGGCGCACGCAGCTGCTGCCCCGGAACGTGCGCGCAGTGCGCTGGACGGCGTGGAGGCCATGAACCACATGGTCAACATGTTGCGGGAGCACGTTCCGCAGGAGACGCGCATCCACTATGTGATCACTGCGGGCGGTCACGCGCCGAACGTTACCCCGGATTTCGCCGAGGTCTTCTACTACGTGCGCAATCCGGACCCGGAAAACGTGCGGTCCATTTTTGACCGCGTGGCTGCTGCGGCCGAGGGTGCGGCCTTGGGCACCGGCACGCGCGTCGAGTTCGAGGTGATCCACGGGCTGTACAACATGCTGCCCAACGAGACGCTGCAGGAGGTGATGCACGCCAACCTGGAACGTGTCGGCGGGGTGCACTACACCGCCTCCGAACGCGACTTTGCCCAGGCCATCCAGGCCACCCTTCCGGACCCGCCGTCACTGGCCACCGCCGCCGAAGTGCAGGCGTTTTACGTCACGGACCGCGCTTCTCCCGGCAGCACGGACGTTGCCGATGTGTCCTGGATGGTGCCCACGGCCGGCATGAGTGCCGCCACCTGGGTGCCGGGCACGTCGGCACACTCCTGGCAGGCGGTGGCGGCCGGCGGGACCTCCATCGGCAACAAGGGCATGGTCGTCGCGGCCAAGACCCTTGCCATGACCGCGATTGACCTGTTCCTGGATCCTGATCTGCGACAGGCTGCCATGGCTGAGTTTCAGGTCCGGCGCGGAGACGACTTCGAGTACCAGCCGTTGCTGGGAGATCGGGACCCTCCCCTGAACTATCGAAAGCCGGCAGGACAGTGA
- a CDS encoding response regulator transcription factor, with protein MSIHSIVLADDHPAFMEGVSMKLERETNLKIVGRAYNGEEALELVTANPPDLLLIDMDMPLMTGLEVVRFLHQRGVESKVLPLSGHADPEYVMGTLEAGASGYVMKNESLSTIVNAVKEVLRGGVYISPRVSQQIVTRQMNSHNREKEIENATQQLLKLGITPKLLRILLQVAQGQNNAQIAEKMFKSEHTVRNQVDRLKAASGVRWRPAIVAWAWRLGVFEIDVYEYEKTFEEAEFVRKNKS; from the coding sequence ATGTCGATCCACAGCATTGTCCTGGCAGACGACCACCCTGCCTTCATGGAAGGAGTGTCCATGAAGCTTGAGCGAGAGACGAACCTCAAGATCGTTGGACGCGCGTATAATGGCGAAGAGGCGCTGGAACTGGTTACGGCCAACCCGCCGGACCTCCTGCTAATCGACATGGACATGCCCCTTATGACGGGGCTTGAAGTGGTGCGTTTTCTCCATCAGCGCGGTGTCGAGTCCAAGGTCCTGCCTCTCTCCGGTCATGCCGACCCGGAGTACGTCATGGGCACGCTTGAGGCGGGAGCCTCAGGCTATGTGATGAAGAACGAGTCGCTGTCGACCATCGTGAACGCCGTCAAGGAAGTGCTGCGTGGCGGCGTCTACATCAGCCCGCGGGTCTCTCAGCAGATTGTGACACGTCAGATGAACAGTCACAATCGCGAAAAGGAGATCGAGAACGCCACACAGCAACTGCTCAAGCTCGGCATCACTCCCAAGCTGTTGCGCATTCTTCTTCAGGTCGCGCAGGGGCAGAACAATGCCCAGATTGCAGAGAAGATGTTCAAGTCCGAGCACACGGTGCGCAACCAGGTAGACCGCCTCAAGGCCGCCAGCGGAGTGCGCTGGCGGCCGGCCATCGTGGCCTGGGCGTGGCGCCTGGGGGTCTTTGAAATAGACGTCTACGAGTACGAAAAGACCTTCGAGGAGGCCGAGTTCGTCCGCAAGAACAAGAGTTAG
- a CDS encoding cobalamin-dependent protein (Presence of a B(12) (cobalamin)-binding domain implies dependence on cobalamin itself, in one of its several forms, or in some unusual lineages, dependence on a cobalamin-like analog.), giving the protein MLITTGRAADLCGVHESTVKRWCDGGELPHEVTRGGHRRIGPRHLAALISREGLALAVFGDRLRDYLEAEELRHQEDDFEALARLAYYWALGGDGRSLLAMLDHQLQAAAAGPFLDGVVAGVMARVDQAYHEGRMGIADEHAVSYLLRDLVVARTVALPHTLGPRALVTCARGEGHELGALMARLVLRRLGWQVHYLGLNVPPEDIASAQLDYRADLVCVSITLAPVIPEIRQVGLSLERIAGQAPFRLAFGGAGLDAVSGDSLPCRPALFSAMTRFESWAKEISQAMPPRQSAGDSLT; this is encoded by the coding sequence ATGCTGATCACCACCGGTCGAGCCGCCGACTTATGCGGCGTTCACGAGTCCACCGTCAAGCGGTGGTGCGACGGGGGCGAACTACCGCATGAAGTGACCCGCGGGGGCCACCGGCGAATTGGTCCCCGCCACCTTGCGGCTCTGATCAGTCGCGAGGGGCTCGCCTTGGCGGTTTTTGGCGACCGTCTGCGGGATTACCTCGAGGCTGAGGAACTGCGGCACCAGGAGGACGACTTTGAGGCGCTCGCCAGACTCGCGTACTACTGGGCCCTTGGGGGAGATGGCAGATCGCTACTAGCCATGCTGGATCACCAGTTGCAGGCTGCAGCGGCCGGGCCGTTTCTGGACGGCGTAGTGGCCGGTGTCATGGCTCGAGTCGACCAGGCCTATCACGAAGGCCGCATGGGCATCGCGGACGAACATGCGGTGTCCTATCTGTTGCGGGACCTCGTCGTCGCGCGGACTGTCGCGCTGCCGCACACGCTCGGACCTCGGGCGCTCGTGACGTGCGCGCGAGGGGAAGGCCACGAACTGGGCGCACTGATGGCGCGGCTCGTGCTGCGAAGACTGGGTTGGCAGGTTCATTACCTCGGGCTGAACGTGCCCCCCGAGGACATCGCGTCTGCACAACTCGACTATCGGGCCGACCTGGTTTGCGTGTCTATCACGCTTGCGCCCGTGATTCCGGAAATTCGGCAAGTCGGCCTGAGCCTCGAGCGCATCGCGGGTCAGGCCCCATTCCGGCTCGCATTTGGGGGCGCCGGGCTGGATGCCGTCTCCGGTGACAGCCTGCCATGCCGCCCTGCGCTCTTCTCCGCCATGACTCGATTCGAGTCATGGGCAAAGGAGATCAGTCAGGCGATGCCCCCGCGCCAGAGCGCGGGGGACTCGCTCACCTGA
- a CDS encoding mechanosensitive ion channel family protein, whose product MNLFFQDSSAVAGAAAADTTATSGSPSAQTDTTAASDAPVWFEGLPDDLTATDLAWMGARVVVLLVATLILIRIIDRVARASMRQFEDLPHGNPRKQRATTLAALFSSTARYLLWPAAVVLILTEFGFNLNALLATAGIAGIALGFGAQTLVRDVIAGFFLLFDDTVHVGDVITVNGQEGIIEDIGLRLIKMRRFNGELVMIPAGELRIFGNRSIDFARVVCEVDTAYEADINQVTDALGEIAAEWSETNRSIMLDEEPEVHSVLRLTDSSVRLRVVVRVLPGEQWIAERSMLKLIKQRFDERGIEIPFPRRTVYMRPESAGESSPES is encoded by the coding sequence ATGAACCTTTTTTTCCAGGATAGCAGCGCCGTCGCCGGCGCGGCGGCGGCCGATACGACCGCAACATCCGGCAGCCCCTCGGCGCAAACGGATACCACGGCCGCCTCAGATGCTCCTGTCTGGTTTGAAGGCCTTCCCGACGACCTGACGGCCACCGATCTCGCATGGATGGGAGCCCGCGTCGTCGTGCTGCTTGTGGCCACGCTCATCCTGATCCGCATTATCGATCGGGTGGCACGCGCCTCCATGCGCCAGTTTGAGGATCTGCCACACGGCAATCCGAGAAAACAGCGGGCTACCACGCTCGCTGCCCTGTTCAGCTCGACGGCACGCTATCTCCTGTGGCCCGCAGCCGTCGTGCTGATCCTGACAGAGTTCGGATTCAACCTCAACGCACTGCTGGCAACGGCCGGCATCGCGGGCATCGCTTTGGGTTTCGGGGCCCAAACGCTGGTGCGAGACGTCATCGCCGGCTTCTTCCTGCTGTTTGACGATACGGTGCACGTTGGCGACGTCATCACCGTCAACGGTCAGGAGGGCATCATAGAAGACATCGGCCTGCGTCTCATCAAGATGCGCCGGTTCAATGGGGAACTGGTCATGATCCCGGCCGGAGAGTTACGCATCTTCGGCAATCGCAGCATTGACTTCGCGCGCGTGGTGTGTGAAGTGGACACGGCCTACGAGGCCGACATCAATCAGGTCACCGACGCGCTGGGAGAAATCGCGGCCGAGTGGTCCGAGACCAACCGTTCCATCATGCTCGATGAGGAGCCGGAAGTGCATTCGGTGTTGCGGCTGACCGACTCCTCCGTGCGCTTGCGTGTGGTCGTTCGCGTCCTGCCGGGAGAGCAGTGGATCGCCGAACGCAGCATGCTCAAGCTGATCAAGCAACGATTCGACGAGCGTGGCATCGAAATCCCCTTCCCGCGCCGAACCGTATACATGCGCCCTGAGAGCGCCGGCGAATCGTCACCCGAATCGTAG
- a CDS encoding Brp/Blh family beta-carotene 15,15'-dioxygenase: MSYTTHIASGVPDAAMSRQADYLPVVAALAGLAASGALAGGPIWTLLLPLAVSAVWFGLPHGGADHIVAAALRQRLWGPIAAYLAAIGLFLAVWWIKAPLAFWLFIAMTVFHWGTGDAHFAISRGWVPRFAAPTSALVRGALPMLGPLAFFPGRFAEVERAATSLFGGSGVVAGPIAQMVALGMLAMIILAHVGHLYHRGALRHSGRDVMELAVLLVLFAVVDPLVSVGVYFTFWHSVRHLDRLGGFYERRLNGRSLLRDVIPTTLISLVGIAGLAILVPQTPDSGFALLGVYLVAISALTFPHMLVVHLMDRAEHAFPWNG; this comes from the coding sequence GTGTCGTACACGACACATATTGCCTCGGGTGTTCCCGATGCGGCCATGTCCCGCCAGGCCGACTACCTCCCGGTAGTCGCTGCCCTGGCGGGACTGGCCGCATCCGGCGCCCTCGCCGGTGGACCGATCTGGACGCTCCTGCTGCCTCTGGCAGTCAGCGCCGTCTGGTTCGGACTGCCCCATGGAGGCGCAGATCACATCGTTGCTGCTGCTCTGCGCCAGCGACTCTGGGGACCCATCGCCGCCTACCTGGCAGCGATCGGTCTCTTCCTCGCAGTCTGGTGGATCAAAGCGCCTCTGGCGTTCTGGCTGTTCATCGCCATGACGGTCTTTCACTGGGGTACGGGCGATGCCCATTTCGCGATTTCCAGAGGGTGGGTGCCTCGTTTCGCGGCACCGACCTCCGCGTTGGTCAGAGGAGCGCTGCCGATGCTTGGCCCGCTGGCATTCTTTCCAGGGCGCTTTGCCGAGGTCGAGCGCGCAGCAACTTCCCTCTTTGGAGGGTCCGGGGTTGTCGCAGGTCCCATCGCCCAGATGGTTGCACTGGGGATGTTGGCGATGATCATTCTCGCGCACGTCGGGCACCTGTACCATCGAGGAGCCTTGCGGCATTCCGGGCGTGACGTGATGGAGCTGGCCGTTCTGCTGGTCCTGTTTGCTGTCGTCGATCCGCTGGTGTCTGTCGGGGTGTATTTCACGTTCTGGCACAGTGTGCGCCATCTGGACAGGCTCGGAGGCTTCTATGAGCGGAGACTGAATGGGCGCAGTCTGCTCCGGGACGTGATTCCAACCACCCTAATCTCTTTGGTCGGCATCGCTGGTCTTGCCATTCTGGTGCCTCAGACGCCCGATTCGGGGTTTGCCTTGCTGGGTGTGTACCTGGTGGCGATTTCCGCGCTCACATTCCCTCACATGCTGGTCGTCCACCTGATGGACCGCGCTGAACACGCATTTCCGTGGAACGGCTAG
- a CDS encoding bacteriorhodopsin, translating to MELPTLTPGEYSLVYNFFSLTIASMLAAFVFFIMGQSRVAPKYRISLMVSALVVGIAAYHYFRISSSWAGAYVMADGLYTASGAPFNDAYRYVDWLLTVPLLLVELVLVLQLTREKSGPMLTKLVIAATAMIALGYPGEITTDVTARAIWGALSTVPFIYILYVLWVELGKVLVTQPERVRILTRNIRLLLLATWGFYPIAYLGPMLGFGGGEAVVFLQVGYSLADVLAKAGFGVMIYAIARAKSDADGWDLNAQPAILRA from the coding sequence ATGGAGCTCCCAACCCTCACTCCAGGCGAATACAGTCTCGTCTACAACTTTTTCTCGCTCACGATCGCCTCAATGCTCGCAGCGTTCGTGTTTTTCATCATGGGTCAGTCCCGCGTGGCACCGAAGTATCGGATTTCGCTGATGGTCTCGGCCCTGGTCGTAGGTATTGCCGCCTACCACTACTTCCGAATCAGTTCCTCCTGGGCCGGAGCGTACGTGATGGCTGACGGACTCTACACGGCCAGCGGCGCTCCCTTCAACGATGCCTACCGCTACGTGGACTGGCTGCTGACAGTGCCACTCCTGCTTGTCGAGTTGGTGCTCGTGCTGCAGCTGACGCGCGAGAAGAGCGGTCCGATGCTGACCAAATTGGTCATTGCCGCGACGGCCATGATCGCGCTCGGCTACCCAGGCGAGATCACGACGGACGTCACCGCACGAGCCATCTGGGGTGCGCTCTCCACGGTGCCGTTCATCTACATCCTCTATGTCCTCTGGGTGGAGCTGGGCAAAGTTCTGGTGACGCAGCCGGAGCGTGTGCGCATCCTGACACGCAACATCCGCCTGCTACTTCTGGCTACATGGGGTTTCTATCCCATTGCCTACCTCGGCCCCATGCTGGGCTTCGGGGGTGGTGAAGCGGTGGTCTTCCTGCAGGTCGGCTACTCGCTCGCAGATGTGCTTGCGAAGGCCGGCTTTGGCGTCATGATCTATGCGATTGCGCGTGCAAAGTCCGATGCCGACGGCTGGGACCTGAACGCCCAGCCCGCGATCCTGCGCGCCTGA